A window of Lentibacillus sp. Marseille-P4043 contains these coding sequences:
- a CDS encoding bifunctional metallophosphatase/5'-nucleotidase: MEEKIYFYYTNDLHSNFEQWSRVAGFLKGAKASKTANHESCWLFDIGDHVDRVHPIAEAFMGKANVALMNEVGYDCATIGNNEGITLAHDDLSELYDEADFQVVCANLHNTMELEKEPEWLKPVVHFQSINGVRIGVIGLTAPFNAYYELLQWHVSDPYETLDAYIQSVKQSADVIVLLSHLGISEDQEIARRFDDIDVIIGGHTHHLLRTGETINNTIITAAGKHCAFVGEVILTWDHTNNKLIAKEAYTTDVTHLSKDHSTETMLLELSERADVLLDQTVISLNETIEVKWFQETEMMQKLTDTMKNWTDADCAMLNAGVLLDRFEKGDITYQDIHRICPHPINPCVVELNGDELREVVRASFTKELMELKLKGFGFRGEVIGRMIFSGLEIDTTMHKDGHESVKEVTFNHEQLDPDRIYSVAVADTFTFGRLLPEVAKSETKKYFLPEFLRDLLAYTLRHDFANQ, translated from the coding sequence ATGGAGGAAAAAATCTATTTTTACTATACAAATGATTTACATAGTAACTTTGAACAATGGTCAAGAGTAGCCGGTTTTCTAAAAGGAGCTAAAGCATCTAAAACAGCGAATCATGAATCTTGTTGGCTGTTTGATATTGGTGATCATGTGGACCGTGTTCATCCGATTGCCGAGGCGTTTATGGGAAAGGCGAATGTAGCATTAATGAATGAAGTGGGTTATGATTGTGCAACGATTGGGAATAACGAAGGAATCACTTTAGCACATGACGACTTATCTGAACTTTATGATGAAGCCGATTTTCAAGTGGTTTGTGCTAATTTACATAACACAATGGAGTTGGAGAAAGAACCAGAATGGCTAAAGCCTGTTGTTCACTTTCAATCGATAAATGGTGTGAGGATTGGGGTAATTGGACTTACTGCCCCGTTTAATGCTTATTATGAATTGCTGCAATGGCATGTTTCGGATCCGTATGAAACGTTGGATGCATATATTCAATCAGTAAAACAATCAGCAGATGTTATTGTTTTGTTATCTCACCTAGGAATTAGTGAAGACCAAGAGATAGCAAGGCGCTTCGATGATATTGACGTTATTATCGGTGGACATACGCATCACTTATTACGTACAGGTGAGACGATTAATAACACAATTATTACTGCTGCGGGAAAGCATTGCGCTTTTGTTGGTGAAGTAATTTTAACCTGGGACCACACAAACAATAAGCTGATTGCAAAGGAGGCTTACACGACGGATGTTACGCATTTGTCGAAGGATCATTCAACTGAAACAATGTTGCTTGAGCTATCCGAGAGAGCGGACGTTCTCTTAGATCAGACAGTTATATCGTTGAACGAAACAATTGAGGTTAAGTGGTTTCAGGAAACAGAAATGATGCAGAAACTAACGGATACAATGAAAAACTGGACAGACGCAGATTGTGCCATGTTAAATGCAGGTGTTTTACTTGATCGCTTTGAAAAAGGGGACATTACGTATCAAGACATCCATCGTATATGTCCACACCCAATTAATCCTTGTGTTGTAGAATTAAATGGTGACGAACTTAGAGAAGTGGTTCGCGCTTCTTTTACAAAAGAATTAATGGAGCTAAAATTAAAAGGTTTTGGCTTCCGTGGTGAAGTTATTGGCAGGATGATTTTTTCAGGATTGGAAATTGATACAACCATGCACAAAGATGGTCACGAATCCGTTAAAGAAGTTACTTTTAATCATGAACAGCTTGATCCAGATCGAATCTATTCAGTAGCTGTTGCCGATACATTTACGTTTGGCCGATTGTTGCCGGAAGTGGCAAAATCGGAAACGAAAAAATATTTCTTGCCGGAGTTTTTACGTGATTTGCTTGCTTATACATTGCGCCATGACTTTGCTAACCAATAA
- a CDS encoding sulfite exporter TauE/SafE family protein translates to MVYIICILIGVITAFVGSLIGLGGGIILIPSLLFLYHYSDMFAWATPQIIVGISLIVMVVTALSSSISYFKKGRVDYKTGLLFLAGSIPGGVLGSWLNQYINAEHFSVYFGILMVALSLLFLIKRKPKSTTNGNNKNKRTFKVDGETYQYTVSFWSAFILSLIVGMLSGLFGIGGGSIMVPAMIILYGIPMHIATATSMFMIVFISIISASTHIVLGHVSWEHVFFFIPGAWIGGMIGAWANQRLKGNILEWILRILLVIIGIRLILEGLS, encoded by the coding sequence TTGGTTTACATTATTTGTATATTGATCGGTGTGATCACAGCTTTTGTAGGAAGTTTAATTGGCCTCGGTGGTGGCATTATATTAATCCCAAGTTTATTATTTTTATATCATTATTCAGACATGTTTGCCTGGGCAACACCACAAATAATTGTTGGAATATCTTTAATTGTGATGGTTGTTACAGCTTTATCCTCATCCATTTCTTATTTTAAAAAAGGTCGTGTTGACTATAAAACAGGTCTGTTATTTTTAGCGGGCAGTATTCCCGGAGGTGTTCTTGGTTCTTGGTTAAATCAGTATATTAATGCAGAACATTTTTCGGTTTATTTCGGTATTTTAATGGTAGCTTTGTCTTTATTATTTTTAATAAAACGAAAGCCAAAATCAACTACAAATGGGAATAATAAAAATAAGCGAACATTCAAGGTAGATGGAGAAACATATCAGTATACCGTTTCATTTTGGTCTGCGTTTATACTTTCATTGATCGTTGGAATGCTATCCGGTTTATTTGGTATTGGTGGCGGATCCATTATGGTACCAGCCATGATCATTTTGTACGGTATACCAATGCATATCGCAACTGCTACATCAATGTTTATGATTGTATTTATTAGTATCATTAGTGCAAGCACCCATATCGTGTTAGGACATGTTTCCTGGGAGCATGTTTTCTTCTTCATTCCAGGTGCATGGATTGGCGGAATGATCGGGGCTTGGGCAAATCAGCGATTAAAAGGAAATATACTGGAGTGGATATTACGTATATTACTTGTTATCATTGGAATTCGCTTGATATTAGAAGGTTTATCTTAA
- the sufB gene encoding Fe-S cluster assembly protein SufB translates to MAKEVPEMEEYQYGFHDKDVSIFRTERGLTPAVVKEISKMKNEPQWMLDYRLKALDHFYKRPMPQWGGDLSELNFDEIVYYVKPSERQGKSWDEVPDEIKQTFDKLGIPEAEQKYLAGVSAQYESEVVYQSLKEDLAELGIIFKDTDRALQENEELFKEYFGKVIPATDNKFAALNSAVWSGGSFIYVPKGVETTTPLQAYFRINSENMGQFERTLIIVDEGASVHYVEGCTAPTYTTNSLHSAVVEIFVHKDAYCRYTTIQNWANNVYNLVTKRATCDANATMEWIDGNIGSKLTMKYPAVLLKGEGARGNTLSIAIAGRGQVQDAGSKMHHLAPNTSSTIVSKSISKHGGKVNYRGLVHFGRKAENARSNVECDTLIMDNESTSDTIPYNEVYNNNISLEHEAKVSKVSEEQLFYLMSRGLTEEEATEMIVMGFIEPFTKELPMEYAVEMNRLIKFEMEGSIG, encoded by the coding sequence ATGGCTAAAGAAGTACCAGAAATGGAAGAATATCAATATGGATTTCATGATAAAGACGTCTCTATTTTCCGTACAGAACGTGGTTTGACACCTGCCGTAGTTAAAGAAATTTCAAAGATGAAAAATGAACCACAATGGATGTTGGACTACCGCCTAAAAGCATTGGATCATTTCTACAAGCGACCAATGCCACAATGGGGCGGGGATCTTTCTGAATTGAATTTTGATGAAATAGTTTACTACGTTAAACCATCTGAACGACAAGGAAAGTCTTGGGATGAAGTACCAGATGAAATAAAACAGACTTTTGATAAATTGGGTATTCCAGAAGCAGAACAAAAATATCTAGCTGGTGTTTCTGCGCAATATGAGTCAGAAGTTGTTTACCAAAGTTTGAAAGAAGATCTTGCTGAACTTGGGATTATTTTTAAAGATACAGACAGAGCATTACAGGAAAACGAAGAACTTTTCAAAGAGTATTTCGGAAAAGTTATCCCTGCAACAGATAATAAGTTTGCTGCACTGAATTCAGCAGTATGGTCTGGCGGATCATTCATCTATGTTCCGAAAGGTGTGGAAACTACAACACCATTACAAGCATATTTCCGGATTAACTCAGAAAATATGGGGCAATTTGAACGTACACTAATTATTGTTGATGAAGGCGCATCTGTCCATTATGTAGAAGGTTGTACAGCACCAACATATACAACGAACAGTTTACACAGTGCGGTTGTTGAAATCTTTGTTCATAAAGATGCGTATTGCCGTTATACAACAATTCAGAACTGGGCAAATAACGTTTATAATCTGGTTACGAAACGTGCTACATGTGATGCAAACGCAACAATGGAATGGATCGATGGTAACATTGGATCTAAATTAACGATGAAATATCCTGCTGTTCTCTTGAAAGGTGAGGGTGCTCGCGGGAACACACTATCCATTGCAATTGCTGGTCGTGGGCAAGTTCAAGATGCTGGATCAAAAATGCATCATCTTGCACCAAACACGTCATCGACAATTGTTTCCAAATCCATCTCTAAGCATGGTGGTAAAGTAAACTATCGTGGACTAGTTCATTTTGGACGTAAAGCGGAAAACGCTCGATCAAATGTTGAGTGTGATACATTAATTATGGATAATGAGTCAACTTCAGATACAATCCCTTACAATGAAGTGTATAATAATAATATTTCATTGGAACATGAGGCAAAGGTATCGAAAGTCTCTGAAGAACAATTATTCTATTTGATGAGCAGAGGTCTTACCGAAGAAGAAGCAACAGAAATGATCGTAATGGGCTTCATCGAGCCATTTACGAAAGAGCTGCCAATGGAATATGCAGTTGAAATGAACCGACTTATCAAGTTCGAAATGGAAGGTTCAATTGGATAA
- a CDS encoding tetratricopeptide repeat protein, with protein MTTNQFSIRLNKKNLDLTPCKMTMYRQAKIIEACDNQQNFYYLFFYKNNFLTGAKANNINDDSFIHRAFSKGIVFDGLHPITTILIKKQKAITFVSFKQLYNKVQQKYSPIETVHIFTFFDSFLPHETIQELLKQVYNHHRRDGKIVAAYQLLTMYQHYDDTYNFANDMLNNIAQFHSHQQHTDYVKDPINAETYYFDHLSQTDVSPILIQLYKDQNRWIDELIIRIHLLTNQFTSENFTYIQELLEKFNKEDQLYILKSLDSENNKHTNLQEVLFASLVDAKNANEIVRFVITHDYRPHPDQLSKIGTSMEKADNAIFPDLFHQSNSSLIQLFATDHKMLENACTRFVSTFLTHYSLEQIQNWFIPFHEASIHLPIEQKVTKLKTLENDPDQQLPLGKIYLEFNQVEKAIDCFKWEMELTPENPEPVKLLANVYKQIGNEEEAYIYQQLLIQLKKDNVG; from the coding sequence ATGACAACAAACCAATTTTCAATACGACTAAACAAGAAAAATCTGGACTTAACTCCATGTAAAATGACAATGTATCGTCAAGCAAAAATTATCGAAGCATGTGATAACCAGCAAAACTTTTACTATTTGTTCTTCTATAAAAATAACTTTCTTACTGGGGCAAAAGCCAACAACATAAACGATGATTCTTTCATCCATCGTGCCTTTTCAAAGGGAATTGTTTTTGATGGATTACACCCGATTACGACGATACTAATTAAAAAGCAAAAAGCAATTACATTTGTTAGCTTTAAACAACTGTATAATAAAGTCCAACAAAAGTACTCTCCAATTGAAACTGTCCATATCTTCACGTTCTTTGATTCCTTTCTACCACACGAAACCATTCAAGAATTACTAAAACAAGTCTATAATCACCATCGCCGAGATGGAAAGATAGTTGCCGCATATCAATTGCTAACCATGTACCAGCACTATGATGATACATATAATTTTGCCAATGACATGTTAAACAATATCGCACAGTTTCATTCACATCAGCAACACACGGATTATGTCAAGGATCCAATCAATGCTGAAACATACTATTTCGACCACCTCTCTCAGACTGATGTATCACCAATACTGATTCAATTGTATAAAGACCAAAATCGTTGGATTGATGAACTCATTATTCGAATCCACTTGCTAACCAATCAATTTACCTCAGAGAATTTCACGTACATCCAAGAGCTTTTAGAGAAATTTAATAAAGAAGATCAACTTTACATTTTAAAATCGCTGGATAGTGAAAATAATAAACACACAAATTTACAGGAGGTTCTATTCGCGAGCTTAGTTGACGCAAAAAATGCAAACGAAATTGTTCGATTTGTCATCACCCATGATTACAGACCACATCCTGATCAACTATCAAAAATCGGAACCAGTATGGAAAAAGCTGATAACGCGATCTTTCCTGACTTGTTTCATCAGTCGAATAGCAGCTTAATTCAATTATTTGCAACTGACCATAAAATGTTAGAGAATGCCTGCACAAGATTCGTATCAACTTTTTTAACGCATTACTCACTGGAACAAATCCAAAACTGGTTTATCCCATTCCATGAGGCGAGTATTCACCTTCCAATCGAACAAAAGGTAACAAAACTCAAGACATTAGAAAATGACCCCGATCAGCAGCTTCCATTAGGGAAAATATATTTAGAATTCAACCAGGTAGAAAAGGCGATTGATTGTTTTAAATGGGAGATGGAACTAACTCCGGAAAATCCAGAACCGGTTAAATTGTTGGCGAATGTCTATAAACAGATTGGGAATGAAGAGGAAGCCTATATTTATCAACAATTATTGATTCAATTGAAAAAGGATAATGTGGGTTAA
- the sufU gene encoding Fe-S cluster assembly sulfur transfer protein SufU, protein MSFSNLDTLYRKVIMDHYKNPRNKGAVEGDALTVDMNNPTCGDRIQLQLQVEDGVVKDAKFDGEGCSISMASASMMTQAIKGKNIHDALNMSKTFSNMMLGEDVDTEEADFGDIEALQGVSQFPARIKCATLAWKAMEKGVHEE, encoded by the coding sequence ATGTCTTTTAGTAACCTTGATACACTATACAGAAAAGTAATTATGGATCATTATAAAAACCCGCGTAATAAGGGTGCTGTAGAGGGTGACGCATTAACAGTCGATATGAATAATCCGACTTGTGGTGACCGGATTCAGCTTCAATTGCAAGTTGAAGATGGGGTCGTCAAAGATGCGAAATTTGATGGAGAGGGTTGCTCAATCAGTATGGCATCTGCGTCCATGATGACACAAGCAATTAAAGGAAAGAATATCCATGATGCATTAAACATGTCAAAAACATTTTCTAACATGATGCTTGGTGAGGACGTTGATACCGAAGAAGCGGATTTTGGCGATATAGAAGCATTGCAAGGTGTTTCACAGTTTCCTGCCCGGATTAAATGTGCAACCCTTGCATGGAAGGCAATGGAAAAAGGTGTTCATGAAGAATAA
- a CDS encoding HD-GYP domain-containing protein, with amino-acid sequence MRLTSTKSTKPGTILGQTIYNDNGQVLIQKGLALTERMISRLLNQGITYIYIEDDVTADVQVKPVISESLRKEASDTIKSIFAEVKQDGIKNRSFIFEKQGTQLTSIVEKIMNEILNRKETLSLLANIFITDDYIFQHSLNVTIYSLAIGTELNLTKKELSEIGTGAMLHDIGKIFLDQDILQKPGKLTDEEFEMIKQHTKLGFDFLRKQMDLPSVIAHCAYQHHERLDGTGYPRELVGDAIHKYAKLIGIADVFDAVTSNRVYRDAMLPHEGLEILYAGATCLFDKEMVEAFKKSVAVYPNGLSVQLSDGRKGVVARQNKSLCDRPIVRIVEEKNTQLVTPYEIDLASIVNVTISACQK; translated from the coding sequence ATGAGACTTACTAGTACAAAATCGACTAAACCTGGAACAATACTTGGACAAACAATTTATAATGATAATGGACAAGTATTGATTCAAAAAGGGTTAGCTTTAACCGAAAGAATGATCAGCCGTCTTTTAAACCAAGGAATCACCTATATTTATATAGAAGATGATGTAACTGCCGATGTACAAGTTAAACCAGTTATTTCGGAAAGTCTTCGAAAAGAAGCCTCGGACACAATCAAATCAATATTTGCTGAGGTTAAGCAGGATGGAATTAAGAATCGCTCATTTATTTTTGAAAAACAGGGAACACAATTAACATCAATTGTTGAGAAAATCATGAACGAAATCCTAAATCGTAAAGAAACATTATCATTACTGGCAAATATTTTTATTACAGATGACTATATTTTCCAGCATTCCTTAAATGTTACAATTTACTCATTGGCTATCGGTACGGAACTTAATCTCACCAAAAAGGAATTATCTGAAATAGGTACTGGTGCGATGCTACATGATATAGGTAAAATTTTTCTAGATCAGGATATTTTGCAGAAACCTGGTAAACTAACCGATGAAGAATTTGAAATGATTAAACAACATACTAAATTAGGTTTTGATTTTTTACGGAAACAAATGGATCTTCCTTCTGTTATTGCCCATTGTGCGTATCAACACCATGAACGGTTAGATGGTACTGGTTATCCGCGAGAACTTGTTGGTGACGCCATTCATAAATATGCAAAATTAATCGGTATTGCCGATGTTTTTGATGCTGTTACAAGTAATCGTGTTTACCGTGATGCAATGCTACCACATGAAGGACTAGAAATTCTTTATGCAGGTGCAACTTGCTTATTTGATAAAGAAATGGTTGAAGCGTTTAAAAAGAGTGTCGCGGTTTATCCAAATGGATTGTCTGTTCAATTAAGTGATGGTCGAAAGGGTGTTGTTGCCAGACAAAATAAAAGTCTATGTGATC
- a CDS encoding cysteine desulfurase, which produces MDVKAIRQQFPILNQEVNGHPLVYLDSSATSQKPVSVIESLEAYYKQDNSNVHRGVHTLGTRATEKYEGAREKVRRFINASSTAEVIFTRGTTTSINTVAYSYARSNLSAGDEILITPMEHHSNIIPWQQAAKATGATLKYLPLQEDGTIDLADVREAVTDNTKIVAVAHVSNVLGTINPVKDIAQIAHQHGGIILVDGAQGAPHMKVDVQDMDCDFYAFSGHKMCGPTGIGVLYGKRELLENMEPVEFGGEMIDFVNLYDSTWKELPWKFEGGTPIIAGAIGLGAAIDFLNEIGMENITAHEHELADYALERLRTIDGISIYGPERRAALVTFNLDDVHPHDASTALDAEGIAVRAGHHCAQPLMKWLHVSATARASFYLYNTKEDIDHLVDGLLKTKEYFGDVF; this is translated from the coding sequence ATGGATGTAAAAGCCATAAGGCAGCAGTTTCCTATTTTAAATCAGGAAGTGAATGGACATCCATTAGTCTACCTAGATTCATCAGCAACTTCACAAAAGCCAGTATCCGTTATTGAATCGCTTGAAGCATATTACAAACAGGATAATTCCAATGTTCACCGTGGTGTTCATACACTTGGTACAAGGGCAACAGAAAAATATGAAGGGGCCCGGGAAAAAGTCCGTCGTTTTATTAATGCGTCAAGTACAGCTGAAGTGATCTTTACTCGTGGAACAACAACATCAATTAATACGGTTGCCTATAGCTATGCTCGCAGTAATTTAAGTGCTGGGGATGAAATATTGATCACACCAATGGAACACCATAGTAATATTATCCCGTGGCAACAAGCGGCAAAAGCAACTGGTGCAACACTGAAGTATTTGCCATTACAAGAAGATGGTACGATTGATTTAGCTGATGTTCGGGAAGCAGTAACAGACAACACAAAAATAGTTGCTGTTGCACATGTATCGAATGTACTAGGAACGATAAATCCTGTAAAAGATATTGCGCAAATTGCCCATCAACATGGTGGCATTATACTTGTTGATGGTGCACAGGGCGCTCCACATATGAAAGTAGATGTACAGGATATGGACTGTGACTTTTATGCATTTTCTGGTCATAAAATGTGTGGGCCAACAGGTATTGGCGTATTGTATGGGAAACGTGAACTTCTTGAAAACATGGAACCAGTTGAATTCGGTGGCGAAATGATTGATTTTGTTAACCTTTACGATTCGACTTGGAAAGAACTCCCATGGAAATTTGAAGGTGGTACACCAATTATTGCTGGTGCTATCGGACTTGGTGCGGCAATAGACTTTTTGAATGAAATCGGCATGGAAAATATAACAGCCCACGAACACGAATTGGCTGATTATGCGCTGGAAAGACTTCGGACAATCGATGGTATCTCAATTTATGGCCCAGAAAGACGTGCAGCACTTGTAACGTTTAACCTGGATGATGTACACCCGCATGATGCATCTACTGCACTTGATGCTGAAGGAATTGCAGTGCGCGCTGGTCATCATTGTGCCCAACCATTGATGAAATGGTTACATGTATCTGCCACGGCAAGAGCAAGTTTTTATTTATACAACACTAAAGAAGATATTGATCATTTGGTAGATGGACTTTTGAAAACGAAGGAGTATTTTGGTGATGTCTTTTAG
- a CDS encoding YunC family protein: MITVNPLEIDGMFFTAITVELPKTNLLMISNEIGYIMCGALDVDVLNDVLAERKVIAARAVGVKTIDDLLHAPLEKITNASKAYGWKSGMIGRDALMKIS; this comes from the coding sequence ATGATTACGGTTAATCCATTAGAGATTGATGGTATGTTTTTTACAGCAATTACAGTGGAACTACCAAAGACGAATTTGTTAATGATTTCAAATGAGATTGGCTACATTATGTGTGGAGCGCTCGACGTGGATGTATTAAATGATGTATTGGCAGAACGGAAAGTAATCGCAGCACGGGCTGTAGGTGTCAAAACAATTGATGATTTACTACATGCACCACTCGAGAAAATAACGAATGCATCAAAAGCTTATGGCTGGAAATCTGGCATGATTGGAAGAGATGCACTGATGAAAATATCATAA